Below is a window of Neospora caninum Liverpool complete genome, chromosome Ib DNA.
AGGTCCATGCAGCCTATAGCAAAGAATGAATCCATGGCCGTTTCTACGCTATCCTTCCTGGTGGTTCTCCCCATTCAAAGTACTGCTCCCGCTACACGCAACCCAACTGCGGATTTCATTTAGAGCAGGCCAAAGCAGTGTACAAAAACAGGGGATTCTTGGTCCCCATTGCTTGGCCATCGCCACCGAGCACGGCCTATCCAGCGCCTCCAGTGAGACAGCAGTCGCCTCCTTCCGGGTTTCGgctggagacaggaagagtgAGGGAGCACGACACTCCTTTAATGACGGTGAGTTCGCATCTCACAGTAGCTTGCAAGACCACAAACGTCACCTGGTTCTGGCTGTTTCCGGGCTACGAGCACATCTTTAATCCTAACAAAAAGAGGATGAACCAATAACCCGGGCCTTCACAGCAGACAGATTATCAACAGGGTATCAGAGATAGAGAAGTCCACCAGACCGAGTCACGCCGCGATTTGACTCGCCACGAATTCAGCCTCTTCGGTTCTGGTTGTTCGACGGGCGTCCAGCACTGGGGACAACAACGTTGGGCAAGTTGATGTCAAGTGCGCGCAACATGTCGGACGTGTCCTGATCGATGCTGATCGTCGCCACGTCGACCTCCGATCGCTCTGGGACGAAATCCATGCGGCGCTCacgctcctcttcttgcaACTTGAGAGAAATGCCTCGCACCGGTCCCTTCTGGATTCTCTTCATCAGATGCTGAccacagaaacaaaaaaaaaacgcctCTCACGCGTGACCAGCCGCGGCCTGCATTCGGTGGCCGTTGAGACAAACTGCGGCGACAGAACGCGTCCACACGTGTGGCTGTTTTTCCTAACACACTGACATGAGTAAAGGGCGAAACTGGCCCACGGAGGTCGAATCTCCATGATGCGCTATTCGGCGACACAATCGCCCGGCTACCCTTGTAAATGCTGGcccgcacacacacaaccGAGCTTCATGTCTCCAGGTGTTTTAACCCAGGCAATGATGAACAATGCCGCCTCGCTTTTGGACTCCGTGCGCAAGCCGCACGCGATACGAAGCAAAGAAAGGTGCCGCTGAAGCCGCATCTTGCTCTCGCCAACTCACATGCGGAGTCACTCCCCGACAAAATGCGACTTACGGTGACGAAGCCCGCAACGCGGTTGCGCATGCGCTTCGAAGGAATGACGGCGACCTCCTCCGAAATCTTCTTGTTGATCTGGAAGTCCAGGGTGAGTCTGCACGGCATATACCAGATGAGCAACACAACACATTCTGGCTATGACGTCCCACACTCTCACCGTCAACTTCATCCCATGCCATGCAGCCAGTGCGTACACCGCAGATGAGGCATGCTTCCACGACTGAAGAATAGCGGAAGGGAACACCACCTCGGCACCTAGATGAAACGGGAAATATCCAGGCGACCGTTTGCACGGAAAGCTCTTGATCCAGGCTCGAGTTGAATATATGATCACCGCTACATGGATTGTAGCTGAAGAGCATGTACACGCGCCTAAACACGAATTGCAAGACGGCAGAAAGGGTCAAAAACTGAGGACTTACTTGGCGTAGTACTTCTCGACAATCTGTCGAGCAGCACGCTTGACGGTCCTCGTGCGCACGCGCCCCTA
It encodes the following:
- a CDS encoding yml024wp-like protein, related, encoding MGRVRTRTVKRAARQIVEKYYAKLTLDFQINKKISEEVAVIPSKRMRNRVAGFVTHLMKRIQKGPVRGISLKLQEEERERRMDFVPERSEVDVATISIDQDTSDMLRALDINLPNVVVPSAGRPSNNQNRRG